A genomic stretch from Setaria viridis chromosome 1, Setaria_viridis_v4.0, whole genome shotgun sequence includes:
- the LOC117851632 gene encoding transcription factor TGAL9 isoform X1, giving the protein MGDRPWQQPPEQASYPHAGMIQAASSSAHGGIIRKEPGGGYDMAEFDQALFLYLNSQDQTSAAHHQDQPQTLNIFPSQPMHIAEPAPKQGSMGTSNTAPIAGAGPSKQPPPPSNHPSRPTPAALKDGKPAGVKREGSSGAATGSGTPSTSNQQEGPRTPDAKTLRRLAQNREAARKSRLRKKAYIQNLETSRIRLSQLEQELHRSRNQGAVFGGGALSGSNGGLSPEAAWFDMEHARWQEEHGKMMRHLRAALEAADQQHPAAPAPAPAADAQLRQLVDAAAAHHGVLADLKAAVASADAFHLVSGAWASAAERCFLWIGGFRPSELIKVAARHAEPLTEPQAMGVCGVQQWAREAEAALDHELQAMHRSVSEAVSSDAAALLCPYSDVPGYMATMSLAIAKLASLEAFVRQADALRLQALHRLPQILTARQAARCFLAIADYSHRLRALSELWHTRPRHEPVATIPAAGPSHGQPFQSSRAGGLL; this is encoded by the exons ATGGGGGATAGGCCATGGCAGCAGCCACCTGAGCAGGCTTCCTATCCACACGCAGGGATGATCCAagctgcttcctcctccgcccatGGCGGTATCAT CAGAAAGGAACCTGGAGGGGGATACGACATGGCGGAATTCGATCAAGCCCTCTTCCTCTACCTCAACAGCCAGGATCAAACATCAGctgctcatcatcaagatcagcCTC AAACTCTCAACATCTTCCCTTCTCAGCCAATGCACATCGCCGAGCCTGCGCCAAAG CAGGGATCCATGGGGACTAGCAACACGGCGCcgatcgccggcgccggcccttcgaagcagccgccgccgccatccaacCACCCGTCGAGGCCGACTCCGGCAGCGCTGAAGGACGGCAAGCCGGCAGGCGTCAAG aGAGAAGGGAGCAGCGGTGCCGCCACGGGCAGCGGGACGCCGTCGACCTCGAACCAACAGGAGGGCCCCAGAACGCCGGACGCCAAGACGCTGAGAAGGCTCGCTCAGAACAGGGAGGCGGCAAGGAAAAGCAGGCTCAGAAAGAAG GCCTACATTCAGAACCTAGAGACAAGCAGGATTAGGCTGTCCCAGCTGGAACAAGAGTTGCACAGATCCAGAAATCAG GGAGCAGTGTTTGGTGGTGGAGCTCTTTCTGGCAGCAATGGCGGACTAAGCCCAG AGGCGGCCTGGTTCGACATGGAGCACGCGCGGTGGCAGGAGGAGCACGGCAAGATGATGCGGCACCTgcgggcggcgctggaggcggcCGATCAGCAGCaccccgcggcgccggcgccggcgccggcggcggacgcgcaGCTGCGGCAGCTGGtggacgcggccgcggcgcaCCACGGCGTGCTGGCGGACCTCAAGGCCGCCGTGGCGAGCGCCGACGCGTTCCACCTCGTGTCCGGCGCGTGGGCGTCCGCCGCCGAGCGCTGCTTCCTCTGGATCGGCGGCTTCCGCCCCTCGGAGCTCATCAAG GTAGCCGCCCGGCACGCGGAGCCCCTCACGGAGCCGCAGGCGATGGGCGTCTGCGGCGTGCAGCAgtgggcgagggaggcggaggcggcgctggaCCACGAGCTGCAGGCGATGCACCGCTCCGTCTCGGAGGCCGTCTCctccgacgcggcggcgctgctctgCCCCTACTCCGACGTGCCCGGCTACATGGCCACCATGTCCCTCGCCATCGCCAAGCTCGCCTCCCTCGAAGCCTTCGTCAGGCAG GCGGACGCGCTGAGGCTGCAGGCGCTGCACCGGCTGCCGCAGATCCTGacggcgcggcaggcggcgcggtGCTTCCTCGCCATCGCCGACTACTCCCACCGCCTCCGCGCGCTCAGCGAGCTCTGGCACACCCGGCCGCGCCACGAGCCGGTGGCGACCatcccggcggcggggcccagCCACGGACAACCCTTCCAAAGTAGTAGGGCCGGTGGCTTACTATAG
- the LOC117851632 gene encoding transcription factor TGAL9 isoform X6 produces the protein MAEFDQALFLYLNSQDQTSAAHHQDQPQTLNIFPSQPMHIAEPAPKQGSMGTSNTAPIAGAGPSKQPPPPSNHPSRPTPAALKDGKPAGVKREGSSGAATGSGTPSTSNQQEGPRTPDAKTLRRLAQNREAARKSRLRKKAYIQNLETSRIRLSQLEQELHRSRNQGAVFGGGALSGSNGGLSPEAAWFDMEHARWQEEHGKMMRHLRAALEAADQQHPAAPAPAPAADAQLRQLVDAAAAHHGVLADLKAAVASADAFHLVSGAWASAAERCFLWIGGFRPSELIKVAARHAEPLTEPQAMGVCGVQQWAREAEAALDHELQAMHRSVSEAVSSDAAALLCPYSDVPGYMATMSLAIAKLASLEAFVRQADALRLQALHRLPQILTARQAARCFLAIADYSHRLRALSELWHTRPRHEPVATIPAAGPSHGQPFQSSRAGGLL, from the exons ATGGCGGAATTCGATCAAGCCCTCTTCCTCTACCTCAACAGCCAGGATCAAACATCAGctgctcatcatcaagatcagcCTC AAACTCTCAACATCTTCCCTTCTCAGCCAATGCACATCGCCGAGCCTGCGCCAAAG CAGGGATCCATGGGGACTAGCAACACGGCGCcgatcgccggcgccggcccttcgaagcagccgccgccgccatccaacCACCCGTCGAGGCCGACTCCGGCAGCGCTGAAGGACGGCAAGCCGGCAGGCGTCAAG aGAGAAGGGAGCAGCGGTGCCGCCACGGGCAGCGGGACGCCGTCGACCTCGAACCAACAGGAGGGCCCCAGAACGCCGGACGCCAAGACGCTGAGAAGGCTCGCTCAGAACAGGGAGGCGGCAAGGAAAAGCAGGCTCAGAAAGAAG GCCTACATTCAGAACCTAGAGACAAGCAGGATTAGGCTGTCCCAGCTGGAACAAGAGTTGCACAGATCCAGAAATCAG GGAGCAGTGTTTGGTGGTGGAGCTCTTTCTGGCAGCAATGGCGGACTAAGCCCAG AGGCGGCCTGGTTCGACATGGAGCACGCGCGGTGGCAGGAGGAGCACGGCAAGATGATGCGGCACCTgcgggcggcgctggaggcggcCGATCAGCAGCaccccgcggcgccggcgccggcgccggcggcggacgcgcaGCTGCGGCAGCTGGtggacgcggccgcggcgcaCCACGGCGTGCTGGCGGACCTCAAGGCCGCCGTGGCGAGCGCCGACGCGTTCCACCTCGTGTCCGGCGCGTGGGCGTCCGCCGCCGAGCGCTGCTTCCTCTGGATCGGCGGCTTCCGCCCCTCGGAGCTCATCAAG GTAGCCGCCCGGCACGCGGAGCCCCTCACGGAGCCGCAGGCGATGGGCGTCTGCGGCGTGCAGCAgtgggcgagggaggcggaggcggcgctggaCCACGAGCTGCAGGCGATGCACCGCTCCGTCTCGGAGGCCGTCTCctccgacgcggcggcgctgctctgCCCCTACTCCGACGTGCCCGGCTACATGGCCACCATGTCCCTCGCCATCGCCAAGCTCGCCTCCCTCGAAGCCTTCGTCAGGCAG GCGGACGCGCTGAGGCTGCAGGCGCTGCACCGGCTGCCGCAGATCCTGacggcgcggcaggcggcgcggtGCTTCCTCGCCATCGCCGACTACTCCCACCGCCTCCGCGCGCTCAGCGAGCTCTGGCACACCCGGCCGCGCCACGAGCCGGTGGCGACCatcccggcggcggggcccagCCACGGACAACCCTTCCAAAGTAGTAGGGCCGGTGGCTTACTATAG
- the LOC117851632 gene encoding transcription factor TGAL9 isoform X5 codes for MAVSSERNLEGDTTWRNSIKPSSSTSTARIKHQLLIIKISLVSQTLNIFPSQPMHIAEPAPKGSMGTSNTAPIAGAGPSKQPPPPSNHPSRPTPAALKDGKPAGVKREGSSGAATGSGTPSTSNQQEGPRTPDAKTLRRLAQNREAARKSRLRKKAYIQNLETSRIRLSQLEQELHRSRNQGAVFGGGALSGSNGGLSPEAAWFDMEHARWQEEHGKMMRHLRAALEAADQQHPAAPAPAPAADAQLRQLVDAAAAHHGVLADLKAAVASADAFHLVSGAWASAAERCFLWIGGFRPSELIKVAARHAEPLTEPQAMGVCGVQQWAREAEAALDHELQAMHRSVSEAVSSDAAALLCPYSDVPGYMATMSLAIAKLASLEAFVRQADALRLQALHRLPQILTARQAARCFLAIADYSHRLRALSELWHTRPRHEPVATIPAAGPSHGQPFQSSRAGGLL; via the exons atGGCGGTATCAT CAGAAAGGAACCTGGAGGGGGATACGACATGGCGGAATTCGATCAAGCCCTCTTCCTCTACCTCAACAGCCAGGATCAAACATCAGctgctcatcatcaagatcagcCTCGTAAGTC AAACTCTCAACATCTTCCCTTCTCAGCCAATGCACATCGCCGAGCCTGCGCCAAAG GGATCCATGGGGACTAGCAACACGGCGCcgatcgccggcgccggcccttcgaagcagccgccgccgccatccaacCACCCGTCGAGGCCGACTCCGGCAGCGCTGAAGGACGGCAAGCCGGCAGGCGTCAAG aGAGAAGGGAGCAGCGGTGCCGCCACGGGCAGCGGGACGCCGTCGACCTCGAACCAACAGGAGGGCCCCAGAACGCCGGACGCCAAGACGCTGAGAAGGCTCGCTCAGAACAGGGAGGCGGCAAGGAAAAGCAGGCTCAGAAAGAAG GCCTACATTCAGAACCTAGAGACAAGCAGGATTAGGCTGTCCCAGCTGGAACAAGAGTTGCACAGATCCAGAAATCAG GGAGCAGTGTTTGGTGGTGGAGCTCTTTCTGGCAGCAATGGCGGACTAAGCCCAG AGGCGGCCTGGTTCGACATGGAGCACGCGCGGTGGCAGGAGGAGCACGGCAAGATGATGCGGCACCTgcgggcggcgctggaggcggcCGATCAGCAGCaccccgcggcgccggcgccggcgccggcggcggacgcgcaGCTGCGGCAGCTGGtggacgcggccgcggcgcaCCACGGCGTGCTGGCGGACCTCAAGGCCGCCGTGGCGAGCGCCGACGCGTTCCACCTCGTGTCCGGCGCGTGGGCGTCCGCCGCCGAGCGCTGCTTCCTCTGGATCGGCGGCTTCCGCCCCTCGGAGCTCATCAAG GTAGCCGCCCGGCACGCGGAGCCCCTCACGGAGCCGCAGGCGATGGGCGTCTGCGGCGTGCAGCAgtgggcgagggaggcggaggcggcgctggaCCACGAGCTGCAGGCGATGCACCGCTCCGTCTCGGAGGCCGTCTCctccgacgcggcggcgctgctctgCCCCTACTCCGACGTGCCCGGCTACATGGCCACCATGTCCCTCGCCATCGCCAAGCTCGCCTCCCTCGAAGCCTTCGTCAGGCAG GCGGACGCGCTGAGGCTGCAGGCGCTGCACCGGCTGCCGCAGATCCTGacggcgcggcaggcggcgcggtGCTTCCTCGCCATCGCCGACTACTCCCACCGCCTCCGCGCGCTCAGCGAGCTCTGGCACACCCGGCCGCGCCACGAGCCGGTGGCGACCatcccggcggcggggcccagCCACGGACAACCCTTCCAAAGTAGTAGGGCCGGTGGCTTACTATAG
- the LOC117851632 gene encoding transcription factor TGAL9 isoform X3, with the protein MGDRPWQQPPEQASYPHAGMIQAASSSAHGGIIKEPGGGYDMAEFDQALFLYLNSQDQTSAAHHQDQPQTLNIFPSQPMHIAEPAPKQGSMGTSNTAPIAGAGPSKQPPPPSNHPSRPTPAALKDGKPAGVKREGSSGAATGSGTPSTSNQQEGPRTPDAKTLRRLAQNREAARKSRLRKKAYIQNLETSRIRLSQLEQELHRSRNQGAVFGGGALSGSNGGLSPEAAWFDMEHARWQEEHGKMMRHLRAALEAADQQHPAAPAPAPAADAQLRQLVDAAAAHHGVLADLKAAVASADAFHLVSGAWASAAERCFLWIGGFRPSELIKVAARHAEPLTEPQAMGVCGVQQWAREAEAALDHELQAMHRSVSEAVSSDAAALLCPYSDVPGYMATMSLAIAKLASLEAFVRQADALRLQALHRLPQILTARQAARCFLAIADYSHRLRALSELWHTRPRHEPVATIPAAGPSHGQPFQSSRAGGLL; encoded by the exons ATGGGGGATAGGCCATGGCAGCAGCCACCTGAGCAGGCTTCCTATCCACACGCAGGGATGATCCAagctgcttcctcctccgcccatGGCGGTATCAT AAAGGAACCTGGAGGGGGATACGACATGGCGGAATTCGATCAAGCCCTCTTCCTCTACCTCAACAGCCAGGATCAAACATCAGctgctcatcatcaagatcagcCTC AAACTCTCAACATCTTCCCTTCTCAGCCAATGCACATCGCCGAGCCTGCGCCAAAG CAGGGATCCATGGGGACTAGCAACACGGCGCcgatcgccggcgccggcccttcgaagcagccgccgccgccatccaacCACCCGTCGAGGCCGACTCCGGCAGCGCTGAAGGACGGCAAGCCGGCAGGCGTCAAG aGAGAAGGGAGCAGCGGTGCCGCCACGGGCAGCGGGACGCCGTCGACCTCGAACCAACAGGAGGGCCCCAGAACGCCGGACGCCAAGACGCTGAGAAGGCTCGCTCAGAACAGGGAGGCGGCAAGGAAAAGCAGGCTCAGAAAGAAG GCCTACATTCAGAACCTAGAGACAAGCAGGATTAGGCTGTCCCAGCTGGAACAAGAGTTGCACAGATCCAGAAATCAG GGAGCAGTGTTTGGTGGTGGAGCTCTTTCTGGCAGCAATGGCGGACTAAGCCCAG AGGCGGCCTGGTTCGACATGGAGCACGCGCGGTGGCAGGAGGAGCACGGCAAGATGATGCGGCACCTgcgggcggcgctggaggcggcCGATCAGCAGCaccccgcggcgccggcgccggcgccggcggcggacgcgcaGCTGCGGCAGCTGGtggacgcggccgcggcgcaCCACGGCGTGCTGGCGGACCTCAAGGCCGCCGTGGCGAGCGCCGACGCGTTCCACCTCGTGTCCGGCGCGTGGGCGTCCGCCGCCGAGCGCTGCTTCCTCTGGATCGGCGGCTTCCGCCCCTCGGAGCTCATCAAG GTAGCCGCCCGGCACGCGGAGCCCCTCACGGAGCCGCAGGCGATGGGCGTCTGCGGCGTGCAGCAgtgggcgagggaggcggaggcggcgctggaCCACGAGCTGCAGGCGATGCACCGCTCCGTCTCGGAGGCCGTCTCctccgacgcggcggcgctgctctgCCCCTACTCCGACGTGCCCGGCTACATGGCCACCATGTCCCTCGCCATCGCCAAGCTCGCCTCCCTCGAAGCCTTCGTCAGGCAG GCGGACGCGCTGAGGCTGCAGGCGCTGCACCGGCTGCCGCAGATCCTGacggcgcggcaggcggcgcggtGCTTCCTCGCCATCGCCGACTACTCCCACCGCCTCCGCGCGCTCAGCGAGCTCTGGCACACCCGGCCGCGCCACGAGCCGGTGGCGACCatcccggcggcggggcccagCCACGGACAACCCTTCCAAAGTAGTAGGGCCGGTGGCTTACTATAG
- the LOC117851632 gene encoding transcription factor TGAL9 isoform X4: MAVSSERNLEGDTTWRNSIKPSSSTSTARIKHQLLIIKISLVSQTLNIFPSQPMHIAEPAPKQGSMGTSNTAPIAGAGPSKQPPPPSNHPSRPTPAALKDGKPAGVKREGSSGAATGSGTPSTSNQQEGPRTPDAKTLRRLAQNREAARKSRLRKKAYIQNLETSRIRLSQLEQELHRSRNQGAVFGGGALSGSNGGLSPEAAWFDMEHARWQEEHGKMMRHLRAALEAADQQHPAAPAPAPAADAQLRQLVDAAAAHHGVLADLKAAVASADAFHLVSGAWASAAERCFLWIGGFRPSELIKVAARHAEPLTEPQAMGVCGVQQWAREAEAALDHELQAMHRSVSEAVSSDAAALLCPYSDVPGYMATMSLAIAKLASLEAFVRQADALRLQALHRLPQILTARQAARCFLAIADYSHRLRALSELWHTRPRHEPVATIPAAGPSHGQPFQSSRAGGLL, translated from the exons atGGCGGTATCAT CAGAAAGGAACCTGGAGGGGGATACGACATGGCGGAATTCGATCAAGCCCTCTTCCTCTACCTCAACAGCCAGGATCAAACATCAGctgctcatcatcaagatcagcCTCGTAAGTC AAACTCTCAACATCTTCCCTTCTCAGCCAATGCACATCGCCGAGCCTGCGCCAAAG CAGGGATCCATGGGGACTAGCAACACGGCGCcgatcgccggcgccggcccttcgaagcagccgccgccgccatccaacCACCCGTCGAGGCCGACTCCGGCAGCGCTGAAGGACGGCAAGCCGGCAGGCGTCAAG aGAGAAGGGAGCAGCGGTGCCGCCACGGGCAGCGGGACGCCGTCGACCTCGAACCAACAGGAGGGCCCCAGAACGCCGGACGCCAAGACGCTGAGAAGGCTCGCTCAGAACAGGGAGGCGGCAAGGAAAAGCAGGCTCAGAAAGAAG GCCTACATTCAGAACCTAGAGACAAGCAGGATTAGGCTGTCCCAGCTGGAACAAGAGTTGCACAGATCCAGAAATCAG GGAGCAGTGTTTGGTGGTGGAGCTCTTTCTGGCAGCAATGGCGGACTAAGCCCAG AGGCGGCCTGGTTCGACATGGAGCACGCGCGGTGGCAGGAGGAGCACGGCAAGATGATGCGGCACCTgcgggcggcgctggaggcggcCGATCAGCAGCaccccgcggcgccggcgccggcgccggcggcggacgcgcaGCTGCGGCAGCTGGtggacgcggccgcggcgcaCCACGGCGTGCTGGCGGACCTCAAGGCCGCCGTGGCGAGCGCCGACGCGTTCCACCTCGTGTCCGGCGCGTGGGCGTCCGCCGCCGAGCGCTGCTTCCTCTGGATCGGCGGCTTCCGCCCCTCGGAGCTCATCAAG GTAGCCGCCCGGCACGCGGAGCCCCTCACGGAGCCGCAGGCGATGGGCGTCTGCGGCGTGCAGCAgtgggcgagggaggcggaggcggcgctggaCCACGAGCTGCAGGCGATGCACCGCTCCGTCTCGGAGGCCGTCTCctccgacgcggcggcgctgctctgCCCCTACTCCGACGTGCCCGGCTACATGGCCACCATGTCCCTCGCCATCGCCAAGCTCGCCTCCCTCGAAGCCTTCGTCAGGCAG GCGGACGCGCTGAGGCTGCAGGCGCTGCACCGGCTGCCGCAGATCCTGacggcgcggcaggcggcgcggtGCTTCCTCGCCATCGCCGACTACTCCCACCGCCTCCGCGCGCTCAGCGAGCTCTGGCACACCCGGCCGCGCCACGAGCCGGTGGCGACCatcccggcggcggggcccagCCACGGACAACCCTTCCAAAGTAGTAGGGCCGGTGGCTTACTATAG
- the LOC117851632 gene encoding transcription factor TGAL9 isoform X2 — MGDRPWQQPPEQASYPHAGMIQAASSSAHGGIIRKEPGGGYDMAEFDQALFLYLNSQDQTSAAHHQDQPQTLNIFPSQPMHIAEPAPKGSMGTSNTAPIAGAGPSKQPPPPSNHPSRPTPAALKDGKPAGVKREGSSGAATGSGTPSTSNQQEGPRTPDAKTLRRLAQNREAARKSRLRKKAYIQNLETSRIRLSQLEQELHRSRNQGAVFGGGALSGSNGGLSPEAAWFDMEHARWQEEHGKMMRHLRAALEAADQQHPAAPAPAPAADAQLRQLVDAAAAHHGVLADLKAAVASADAFHLVSGAWASAAERCFLWIGGFRPSELIKVAARHAEPLTEPQAMGVCGVQQWAREAEAALDHELQAMHRSVSEAVSSDAAALLCPYSDVPGYMATMSLAIAKLASLEAFVRQADALRLQALHRLPQILTARQAARCFLAIADYSHRLRALSELWHTRPRHEPVATIPAAGPSHGQPFQSSRAGGLL; from the exons ATGGGGGATAGGCCATGGCAGCAGCCACCTGAGCAGGCTTCCTATCCACACGCAGGGATGATCCAagctgcttcctcctccgcccatGGCGGTATCAT CAGAAAGGAACCTGGAGGGGGATACGACATGGCGGAATTCGATCAAGCCCTCTTCCTCTACCTCAACAGCCAGGATCAAACATCAGctgctcatcatcaagatcagcCTC AAACTCTCAACATCTTCCCTTCTCAGCCAATGCACATCGCCGAGCCTGCGCCAAAG GGATCCATGGGGACTAGCAACACGGCGCcgatcgccggcgccggcccttcgaagcagccgccgccgccatccaacCACCCGTCGAGGCCGACTCCGGCAGCGCTGAAGGACGGCAAGCCGGCAGGCGTCAAG aGAGAAGGGAGCAGCGGTGCCGCCACGGGCAGCGGGACGCCGTCGACCTCGAACCAACAGGAGGGCCCCAGAACGCCGGACGCCAAGACGCTGAGAAGGCTCGCTCAGAACAGGGAGGCGGCAAGGAAAAGCAGGCTCAGAAAGAAG GCCTACATTCAGAACCTAGAGACAAGCAGGATTAGGCTGTCCCAGCTGGAACAAGAGTTGCACAGATCCAGAAATCAG GGAGCAGTGTTTGGTGGTGGAGCTCTTTCTGGCAGCAATGGCGGACTAAGCCCAG AGGCGGCCTGGTTCGACATGGAGCACGCGCGGTGGCAGGAGGAGCACGGCAAGATGATGCGGCACCTgcgggcggcgctggaggcggcCGATCAGCAGCaccccgcggcgccggcgccggcgccggcggcggacgcgcaGCTGCGGCAGCTGGtggacgcggccgcggcgcaCCACGGCGTGCTGGCGGACCTCAAGGCCGCCGTGGCGAGCGCCGACGCGTTCCACCTCGTGTCCGGCGCGTGGGCGTCCGCCGCCGAGCGCTGCTTCCTCTGGATCGGCGGCTTCCGCCCCTCGGAGCTCATCAAG GTAGCCGCCCGGCACGCGGAGCCCCTCACGGAGCCGCAGGCGATGGGCGTCTGCGGCGTGCAGCAgtgggcgagggaggcggaggcggcgctggaCCACGAGCTGCAGGCGATGCACCGCTCCGTCTCGGAGGCCGTCTCctccgacgcggcggcgctgctctgCCCCTACTCCGACGTGCCCGGCTACATGGCCACCATGTCCCTCGCCATCGCCAAGCTCGCCTCCCTCGAAGCCTTCGTCAGGCAG GCGGACGCGCTGAGGCTGCAGGCGCTGCACCGGCTGCCGCAGATCCTGacggcgcggcaggcggcgcggtGCTTCCTCGCCATCGCCGACTACTCCCACCGCCTCCGCGCGCTCAGCGAGCTCTGGCACACCCGGCCGCGCCACGAGCCGGTGGCGACCatcccggcggcggggcccagCCACGGACAACCCTTCCAAAGTAGTAGGGCCGGTGGCTTACTATAG
- the LOC117851632 gene encoding transcription factor TGA2 isoform X7 translates to MHIAEPAPKQGSMGTSNTAPIAGAGPSKQPPPPSNHPSRPTPAALKDGKPAGVKREGSSGAATGSGTPSTSNQQEGPRTPDAKTLRRLAQNREAARKSRLRKKAYIQNLETSRIRLSQLEQELHRSRNQGAVFGGGALSGSNGGLSPEAAWFDMEHARWQEEHGKMMRHLRAALEAADQQHPAAPAPAPAADAQLRQLVDAAAAHHGVLADLKAAVASADAFHLVSGAWASAAERCFLWIGGFRPSELIKVAARHAEPLTEPQAMGVCGVQQWAREAEAALDHELQAMHRSVSEAVSSDAAALLCPYSDVPGYMATMSLAIAKLASLEAFVRQADALRLQALHRLPQILTARQAARCFLAIADYSHRLRALSELWHTRPRHEPVATIPAAGPSHGQPFQSSRAGGLL, encoded by the exons ATGCACATCGCCGAGCCTGCGCCAAAG CAGGGATCCATGGGGACTAGCAACACGGCGCcgatcgccggcgccggcccttcgaagcagccgccgccgccatccaacCACCCGTCGAGGCCGACTCCGGCAGCGCTGAAGGACGGCAAGCCGGCAGGCGTCAAG aGAGAAGGGAGCAGCGGTGCCGCCACGGGCAGCGGGACGCCGTCGACCTCGAACCAACAGGAGGGCCCCAGAACGCCGGACGCCAAGACGCTGAGAAGGCTCGCTCAGAACAGGGAGGCGGCAAGGAAAAGCAGGCTCAGAAAGAAG GCCTACATTCAGAACCTAGAGACAAGCAGGATTAGGCTGTCCCAGCTGGAACAAGAGTTGCACAGATCCAGAAATCAG GGAGCAGTGTTTGGTGGTGGAGCTCTTTCTGGCAGCAATGGCGGACTAAGCCCAG AGGCGGCCTGGTTCGACATGGAGCACGCGCGGTGGCAGGAGGAGCACGGCAAGATGATGCGGCACCTgcgggcggcgctggaggcggcCGATCAGCAGCaccccgcggcgccggcgccggcgccggcggcggacgcgcaGCTGCGGCAGCTGGtggacgcggccgcggcgcaCCACGGCGTGCTGGCGGACCTCAAGGCCGCCGTGGCGAGCGCCGACGCGTTCCACCTCGTGTCCGGCGCGTGGGCGTCCGCCGCCGAGCGCTGCTTCCTCTGGATCGGCGGCTTCCGCCCCTCGGAGCTCATCAAG GTAGCCGCCCGGCACGCGGAGCCCCTCACGGAGCCGCAGGCGATGGGCGTCTGCGGCGTGCAGCAgtgggcgagggaggcggaggcggcgctggaCCACGAGCTGCAGGCGATGCACCGCTCCGTCTCGGAGGCCGTCTCctccgacgcggcggcgctgctctgCCCCTACTCCGACGTGCCCGGCTACATGGCCACCATGTCCCTCGCCATCGCCAAGCTCGCCTCCCTCGAAGCCTTCGTCAGGCAG GCGGACGCGCTGAGGCTGCAGGCGCTGCACCGGCTGCCGCAGATCCTGacggcgcggcaggcggcgcggtGCTTCCTCGCCATCGCCGACTACTCCCACCGCCTCCGCGCGCTCAGCGAGCTCTGGCACACCCGGCCGCGCCACGAGCCGGTGGCGACCatcccggcggcggggcccagCCACGGACAACCCTTCCAAAGTAGTAGGGCCGGTGGCTTACTATAG